In the genome of Coregonus clupeaformis isolate EN_2021a chromosome 11, ASM2061545v1, whole genome shotgun sequence, one region contains:
- the LOC121576556 gene encoding elongation of very long chain fatty acids protein 4 isoform X1 gives MASAWQSVQSLHQWMLENGDKRTDPWLLVYSPMPVASIVLLYLGVVWAGPKLMKHREPVDLKAVLIVYNFAMVCLSVYMFHEFLVTSMLSKYSYLCQPVDYSTSPLAMRMAKACWWFFFSKVIELADTVFFILRKKNSQLTFLHVYHHATMIFNWWAGAKYLAGGQSFCIGLLNTFVHTVMYSYYGLAALGPHMQKYLWWKRYLTSLQLLQFVLLATHTGYNLFTECNFPDSMNAYVFFYCVSLILLFSNFYYQSYLSRKIKKT, from the exons ATAAGAGGACAGATCCATGGTTACTGGTCTACTCACCCATGCCAGTGGCTTCTATAGTCCTCCTCTATCTCGGTGTGGTCTGGGCTGGGCCCAAGCTGATGAAACACAGGGAACCTGTTGACCTCAAGGCTGTGCTCATTGTCTACAACTTCgccatggtctgtctgtctgtctacatgtTCCATGAG TTCTTGGTCACGTCCATGCTGTCTAAATACAGTTACCTGTGTCAACCTGTGGATTACAGTACTAGCCCACTGGCAATGAGG ATGGCCAAAGCATGCTGGTGGTTTTTCTTCTCTAAGGTCATAGAACTGGCTGACACG GTGTTCTTCATCCTGAGGAAGAAGAACAGTCAGCTGACCTTCCTGCATGTCTATCACCATGCCACCATGATCTTCAACTGGTGGGCAGGGGCAAAGTACCTGGCTGGAGGCCAAT CGTTCTGCATTGGCCTTCTCAACACCTTCGTCCACACCGTGATGTACTCCTACTATGGACTGGCTGCCCTTGGGCCTCACATGCAGAAGTACTTATGGTGGAAACGCTATCTGACCTCACTTCAGCTG CTCCAGTTTGTCCTGCTGGCCACTCACACGGGCTACAACCTCTTCACTGAGTGTAACTTCCCAGACTCCATGAATGCCTATGTGTTTTTCTACTGTGTCAGCCTCATCCTTCTCTTCAGCAACTTCTACTATCAGAGCTACCTCAGCAGGAAGATCAAGAAGACTTAA
- the LOC121576556 gene encoding elongation of very long chain fatty acids protein 4 isoform X2: MASAWQSVQSLHQWMLENGDKRTDPWLLVYSPMPVASIVLLYLGVVWAGPKLMKHREPVDLKAVLIVYNFAMFLVTSMLSKYSYLCQPVDYSTSPLAMRMAKACWWFFFSKVIELADTVFFILRKKNSQLTFLHVYHHATMIFNWWAGAKYLAGGQSFCIGLLNTFVHTVMYSYYGLAALGPHMQKYLWWKRYLTSLQLLQFVLLATHTGYNLFTECNFPDSMNAYVFFYCVSLILLFSNFYYQSYLSRKIKKT; the protein is encoded by the exons ATAAGAGGACAGATCCATGGTTACTGGTCTACTCACCCATGCCAGTGGCTTCTATAGTCCTCCTCTATCTCGGTGTGGTCTGGGCTGGGCCCAAGCTGATGAAACACAGGGAACCTGTTGACCTCAAGGCTGTGCTCATTGTCTACAACTTCgccatg TTCTTGGTCACGTCCATGCTGTCTAAATACAGTTACCTGTGTCAACCTGTGGATTACAGTACTAGCCCACTGGCAATGAGG ATGGCCAAAGCATGCTGGTGGTTTTTCTTCTCTAAGGTCATAGAACTGGCTGACACG GTGTTCTTCATCCTGAGGAAGAAGAACAGTCAGCTGACCTTCCTGCATGTCTATCACCATGCCACCATGATCTTCAACTGGTGGGCAGGGGCAAAGTACCTGGCTGGAGGCCAAT CGTTCTGCATTGGCCTTCTCAACACCTTCGTCCACACCGTGATGTACTCCTACTATGGACTGGCTGCCCTTGGGCCTCACATGCAGAAGTACTTATGGTGGAAACGCTATCTGACCTCACTTCAGCTG CTCCAGTTTGTCCTGCTGGCCACTCACACGGGCTACAACCTCTTCACTGAGTGTAACTTCCCAGACTCCATGAATGCCTATGTGTTTTTCTACTGTGTCAGCCTCATCCTTCTCTTCAGCAACTTCTACTATCAGAGCTACCTCAGCAGGAAGATCAAGAAGACTTAA